One window of Solwaraspora sp. WMMA2056 genomic DNA carries:
- a CDS encoding Hsp70 family protein, giving the protein MNGPVRLAVDLGTTHTVATVRRGDEPPRTLLFDGSPLLASGVFVDAVGTIHTGRDAQRLAAGEPQRFEPHPKRHIDDGAVLLGDRELPVAQLLAASLRRVAGEAALAGVHPAGATVLTCPADWGTPRRDLLRAAADAAGLGPVRLLDEPIAAATYCVRVLGQQVPPGGALAVFDFGGGTLDVAVVRNEPAGAGRAGGLRVLATGGLDDLGGLDVDNALVAHLGQLVATRDQQLWARLDRPVTAADRRDRHAFWAEVRAAKEMLSRTSVAPVTVPGRDDPMHLTREELDRIAGPLVDRAVDETRRVLQLAGVAPTDLAGLLLVGGASRMPLVASRLHARLGVAASVPEQPELPVAYGALHHDPATSGPAPSTATPYAAPSTGAAPTSPGPYGQQPARAYPPTAGPAADGPAGPADLPAGRPRRRVGRWVAAVAAAVVLTLVGAVGLTNGRLLDRMLGRDDGTGDSSGTGLLGGFLGGDPAVGAGLTPTHEVTLPAATIASTVTVAGDLAVYASVRVGATTVTAVPAGGGDPVWNVDLDVEPTEVVLTAVGGLLVVDAADSATDAGDDIRVVLDAADGAVKWKRSWETFTDVVYVGTDVVVEIRDGIFDNAVARVDLTTGEQRWRREAPDDDLLIIDAERIRPVSVWTDGATVPDGAGLLPAAEHALADNRHAAADRVVELNEGSGRGVVLDVGNGRPVSDGDLPLDHDRWTVYDGLAIGKLSDDASPGRAVLAAYDLDGFTKKWEVPFAGADTIERVKACGPRLVCVAVEGTAYRTVAVRTTDGAEAWKRTTDSGVDANWYAGPDALVFGDQTFDTVDDFALLAFDGTEVVPAGDHGSAAATGAGRAAVVSIRVDLTTSTAVPQVAVWDTATGRRSAAVDVGADLETAGVQRVVLGGDTVAVVTADHQVRVLTVPADLG; this is encoded by the coding sequence GTGAACGGACCGGTACGGCTCGCCGTCGACCTGGGTACCACGCACACCGTCGCCACGGTCCGCCGTGGCGACGAGCCGCCCCGTACGCTGCTGTTCGACGGGTCGCCGCTGCTGGCGTCCGGGGTGTTCGTCGACGCCGTCGGCACCATCCACACCGGACGTGACGCGCAGCGGCTGGCCGCCGGGGAGCCGCAGCGGTTCGAGCCGCACCCGAAACGGCACATCGACGACGGTGCGGTGCTGCTGGGCGACCGGGAGCTGCCGGTGGCGCAGCTGCTGGCGGCGAGCCTGCGCCGGGTCGCCGGGGAAGCCGCACTGGCCGGGGTGCATCCGGCCGGCGCGACCGTGCTGACCTGCCCGGCGGACTGGGGTACGCCCCGGCGGGACCTGCTGCGGGCGGCGGCCGACGCCGCCGGGCTGGGCCCGGTGCGGCTGCTGGACGAGCCGATCGCCGCCGCCACCTACTGCGTACGGGTACTCGGGCAGCAGGTCCCACCCGGTGGTGCCCTGGCGGTGTTCGACTTCGGCGGCGGCACCCTGGACGTGGCGGTGGTCCGTAACGAGCCGGCCGGGGCCGGCCGGGCCGGCGGGCTGCGGGTGCTGGCCACCGGTGGCCTGGACGACCTGGGTGGTCTCGACGTCGACAACGCCCTCGTCGCCCACCTGGGCCAGCTGGTCGCGACCCGGGATCAGCAGCTGTGGGCCCGGTTGGACCGGCCGGTGACCGCCGCCGACCGCCGGGACCGGCACGCGTTCTGGGCCGAGGTACGGGCGGCGAAGGAGATGCTGTCGCGGACGTCGGTGGCACCGGTGACGGTGCCGGGGCGGGACGACCCGATGCATCTGACCCGGGAGGAACTGGACCGCATCGCCGGGCCGCTGGTCGACCGGGCCGTCGACGAGACCCGCCGGGTGCTGCAACTGGCCGGAGTGGCACCGACGGACCTCGCCGGGCTGCTGCTGGTCGGCGGGGCGAGCCGGATGCCGTTGGTCGCCAGCCGGCTGCACGCCCGGCTCGGCGTCGCCGCGTCCGTGCCGGAGCAGCCGGAACTGCCGGTGGCGTACGGGGCGTTGCACCACGACCCGGCGACGTCGGGGCCGGCACCGTCGACGGCCACCCCGTACGCGGCACCGTCCACCGGGGCGGCACCGACGTCACCGGGGCCGTACGGGCAGCAGCCGGCACGCGCGTACCCGCCGACCGCCGGGCCTGCGGCGGACGGCCCGGCCGGGCCGGCTGACCTGCCGGCCGGCAGGCCGCGTCGGCGTGTCGGCCGGTGGGTCGCGGCGGTCGCCGCCGCCGTGGTGCTGACCCTCGTCGGCGCCGTCGGGCTGACCAACGGTCGGCTGCTGGACCGGATGCTCGGCCGTGACGACGGCACCGGTGACAGCAGCGGCACCGGCCTGCTCGGCGGGTTCCTGGGCGGCGACCCGGCCGTCGGTGCCGGCCTGACCCCGACCCATGAGGTCACCTTGCCGGCCGCAACGATCGCCTCGACGGTCACCGTCGCCGGTGACCTGGCCGTGTACGCGTCCGTGCGGGTCGGCGCGACCACCGTCACCGCCGTGCCGGCCGGCGGCGGCGACCCGGTCTGGAACGTCGACCTGGACGTCGAACCGACCGAGGTGGTGCTGACCGCCGTCGGCGGGCTGCTGGTCGTCGACGCGGCCGACTCGGCCACCGACGCCGGCGACGACATACGGGTCGTCCTCGACGCCGCCGACGGCGCCGTCAAGTGGAAACGCAGCTGGGAGACCTTCACCGACGTGGTGTACGTCGGCACCGACGTGGTCGTGGAGATCCGCGACGGCATCTTCGACAACGCGGTCGCCCGGGTCGACCTGACCACCGGTGAGCAGCGGTGGCGCCGCGAGGCACCCGACGACGACCTGCTGATCATCGACGCCGAACGGATCCGGCCGGTCAGCGTCTGGACCGACGGTGCCACCGTGCCCGACGGCGCCGGGCTGCTGCCCGCCGCCGAACACGCCCTGGCCGACAACCGGCACGCCGCCGCGGACCGGGTCGTGGAGCTGAACGAGGGCAGCGGCCGGGGCGTCGTCCTGGACGTCGGCAACGGCCGCCCGGTCAGCGACGGTGACCTGCCGCTGGACCACGACCGGTGGACGGTCTACGACGGGTTGGCCATCGGCAAACTCTCCGACGACGCCTCGCCGGGGCGCGCCGTGCTGGCCGCCTACGACCTGGACGGGTTCACCAAGAAGTGGGAGGTGCCGTTCGCCGGCGCCGACACCATCGAACGGGTCAAGGCCTGCGGCCCGCGACTGGTGTGCGTGGCGGTCGAAGGCACCGCGTACCGGACGGTCGCGGTACGCACCACCGACGGCGCCGAGGCGTGGAAACGGACCACCGACTCCGGCGTCGACGCCAACTGGTACGCCGGCCCCGACGCGCTGGTCTTTGGTGACCAGACGTTCGACACCGTCGACGACTTCGCGCTGCTCGCCTTCGACGGTACGGAGGTCGTACCGGCCGGTGATCAT